One genomic segment of Prochlorococcus marinus str. MIT 0919 includes these proteins:
- the accB gene encoding acetyl-CoA carboxylase biotin carboxyl carrier protein, translated as MTMHLDHEELHRLLATLAESDIQEFRLEGEDFCLEVKRNLPGSMPLNHVDASSSVQAISQPIASVIAEPPVSSIPSNPPPAVAASRSEYQEITAPMVGTFYRAPAPGDPAFVEVGSRIKVGQTICILEAMKLMNELESEVGGEIIEILIENGTPVEFGQVLMRVKPL; from the coding sequence ATGACAATGCATCTTGATCACGAAGAACTGCATCGCTTATTAGCCACCTTGGCAGAAAGTGATATACAAGAATTTCGCCTAGAAGGTGAGGATTTCTGTTTGGAGGTTAAACGTAATCTCCCAGGCTCAATGCCTTTAAATCATGTTGATGCTTCAAGTTCAGTTCAAGCAATTTCTCAACCAATAGCATCAGTTATTGCAGAACCTCCTGTTTCGTCAATTCCTAGTAATCCTCCCCCTGCAGTAGCAGCCTCAAGGTCTGAATATCAAGAAATTACAGCTCCTATGGTTGGGACTTTTTACCGAGCCCCTGCCCCTGGGGACCCTGCGTTTGTTGAAGTTGGTTCTCGAATTAAAGTAGGTCAAACAATTTGCATTCTTGAAGCAATGAAGTTAATGAATGAATTGGAATCAGAAGTTGGTGGAGAGATAATAGAAATACTTATTGAAAACGGTACTCCAGTTGAATTTGGTCAGGTTTTAATGAGAGTTAAACCTCTCTAA
- the pdxA gene encoding 4-hydroxythreonine-4-phosphate dehydrogenase PdxA has protein sequence MKKNNTLIITLGDPAGIGPEVTLKALASNELPNNLETLLVGCKKTINGIYASLKEKGVYPLANPKDLNIENIPCKENFAQGKANASSGKASFDWLTRASELVLSGSGKGLVTAPISKHAWTLAGHCYPGQTERLGELTKSQKTSMLFTATSPYNGWKLNTLLATTHIPLIDISKELTPELITSKLNALLEFCLMFKENPTLCISGLNPHAGENGQLGKEELEWLIPTIQQWKKSHPNFVLKGPISPDVCWMSSAKAWQGNEIQKAPDGILALYHDQGLIPIKLIAFEFAVNTTLGLPFVRTSPDHGTGFDIAGTGKACCKSMLSAIKTAWELSN, from the coding sequence ATGAAAAAAAATAACACGCTAATCATAACATTAGGTGACCCAGCAGGTATTGGACCTGAAGTAACTTTGAAAGCCCTTGCTTCCAATGAATTGCCTAACAATCTAGAGACTTTATTAGTTGGGTGTAAAAAAACTATTAACGGTATTTATGCAAGTCTAAAAGAAAAAGGAGTATATCCCCTTGCAAATCCTAAAGATCTAAATATCGAAAACATTCCCTGTAAAGAAAATTTTGCTCAAGGAAAGGCAAATGCATCGAGTGGAAAAGCAAGCTTTGATTGGTTAACTCGTGCAAGCGAACTAGTCTTAAGTGGATCCGGAAAAGGGCTGGTTACGGCTCCAATATCTAAACATGCATGGACTCTAGCGGGACATTGCTACCCAGGACAAACAGAAAGACTGGGCGAGTTAACTAAAAGTCAAAAGACCTCAATGTTATTCACTGCAACTTCTCCATATAATGGATGGAAATTAAATACTCTTTTAGCAACTACACATATTCCCTTAATTGATATATCCAAAGAATTAACACCCGAATTAATAACTTCAAAATTAAATGCATTATTAGAATTTTGTTTAATGTTTAAAGAAAATCCAACCTTATGTATCTCAGGCTTAAACCCTCATGCAGGAGAAAACGGTCAACTAGGCAAAGAAGAACTTGAATGGCTTATTCCAACGATTCAACAATGGAAGAAAAGTCATCCTAATTTTGTTTTAAAAGGGCCAATATCTCCTGATGTTTGTTGGATGTCCTCAGCGAAAGCTTGGCAAGGAAATGAAATCCAAAAGGCACCTGATGGGATTCTCGCTTTGTATCATGATCAGGGGCTTATTCCAATAAAATTAATAGCTTTCGAATTTGCTGTTAATACAACTTTAGGACTGCCATTTGTACGCACATCACCGGATCATGGAACAGGTTTTGATATAGCAGGCACTGGAAAAGCATGTTGTAAAAGCATGCTATCTGCTATCAAAACAGCATGGGAATTGTCAAATTAA
- a CDS encoding SDR family oxidoreductase — MIEEVVKQSQKFLPNSKLLIFGGGFSGQHIAAVARKLGAKVFCSRRSFSKPGTDFLYDSTSKAIPTSTIFEGTTHLISCIPPLENGEDPVLKILKNELTKMPLKWAGYLSTTGVYGDSKGAWVDESDITKPTQTRSIRRLACEEEWKQSGLPVQILRLPGIYGPGRSSLEAIKNQKSKLVDKPGQVFSRIHVDDIAGSIMHLIDLAPESISHQIINLADDLPASNVEVMKYAANLLEIKLPPLESFENASKSMSPMALSFWKENRKVSNKKLCHELGYSLIHPSYKSGLKDCFNYLSQNFHSPY, encoded by the coding sequence ATGATTGAAGAGGTTGTCAAGCAATCCCAAAAATTTTTGCCAAATTCAAAATTGCTTATTTTTGGCGGCGGTTTTAGTGGTCAACATATAGCTGCAGTTGCCAGAAAGCTTGGTGCAAAAGTTTTTTGTAGCAGAAGAAGCTTTAGTAAACCAGGCACGGATTTTCTTTATGACAGCACTAGTAAAGCAATTCCGACTAGCACAATCTTTGAGGGTACAACCCATTTAATAAGCTGCATCCCTCCATTAGAAAATGGAGAAGACCCTGTTCTTAAAATTTTAAAAAATGAACTGACAAAGATGCCTTTGAAATGGGCCGGATATTTATCAACTACTGGGGTTTATGGAGATAGCAAAGGTGCATGGGTTGATGAAAGTGATATTACAAAACCAACGCAGACTCGCAGCATCCGCCGATTAGCTTGTGAAGAAGAATGGAAACAATCTGGCTTACCTGTTCAAATCCTTCGTCTACCAGGCATTTATGGTCCAGGCAGATCAAGCCTAGAAGCTATTAAAAATCAAAAAAGCAAGCTTGTAGACAAACCAGGTCAGGTCTTTTCGAGAATACATGTGGATGATATAGCAGGATCTATTATGCATCTAATAGACTTAGCCCCTGAAAGTATTAGTCATCAAATTATTAATTTAGCTGATGATCTTCCCGCATCTAATGTGGAGGTTATGAAATATGCAGCCAATCTTCTAGAAATTAAACTACCACCTTTAGAATCATTTGAGAATGCTTCCAAATCAATGAGCCCAATGGCTTTATCATTTTGGAAAGAGAATAGAAAAGTTAGTAATAAAAAACTTTGCCATGAACTTGGGTATTCTTTGATTCATCCAAGTTATAAGTCAGGGTTAAAAGATTGCTTTAATTATTTGTCTCAAAACTTTCATTCTCCTTATTAA
- a CDS encoding HNH endonuclease, which produces MQNRDAVFLEDFCPKLRVRRWRQSLHSFTGESCIYCGNPSESIDHVLPRSKGGLSITENCVPACLACNGDKSNTDAFDWYRTQRFYDPRRAMALRAWVEGDLRLAMRLLEWAKPNEHKTSKQNISKPDEKWDWQAA; this is translated from the coding sequence ATAGGGATGCGGTTTTCCTTGAAGATTTCTGCCCCAAATTACGTGTCCGAAGATGGAGACAGTCCCTCCATAGTTTTACTGGCGAAAGTTGTATTTATTGCGGAAATCCATCTGAATCAATAGATCATGTATTGCCTAGAAGCAAAGGCGGTTTAAGTATTACAGAAAATTGTGTCCCAGCATGCCTTGCATGTAATGGTGACAAATCAAATACGGATGCGTTTGATTGGTATAGAACACAAAGGTTTTATGATCCCCGACGTGCTATGGCTTTACGCGCATGGGTGGAAGGCGATCTAAGATTGGCAATGCGTTTACTTGAATGGGCTAAACCAAACGAACACAAAACATCTAAACAAAATATAAGTAAGCCTGACGAAAAGTGGGACTGGCAAGCAGCATAA